Proteins encoded together in one Myxococcales bacterium window:
- a CDS encoding HupE/UreJ family protein — MAGSGARWSRRCARTAVLVSAFTIAHSLTLIAAALGWVSLPAQLVECAIAASIVWTAAASAIRPGARGGWAVAFGFGLMHGLGFARMLTPLLPPGDVIVPLLCFNVGVELAQLTIVAVALPVTWALARAIGAPAYRRYARCRRSPRCSARWAWCGSSSGCAR; from the coding sequence GTGGCTGGGAGCGGCGCGCGCTGGTCGCGGCGCTGCGCGCGCACCGCGGTGCTGGTGTCGGCGTTCACGATCGCGCACTCGCTGACGCTGATCGCCGCGGCGCTCGGCTGGGTGTCGCTGCCGGCGCAGCTGGTGGAGTGCGCGATCGCGGCGTCGATCGTATGGACGGCCGCGGCGTCGGCGATCCGCCCGGGCGCGCGCGGCGGCTGGGCGGTCGCGTTCGGCTTCGGGCTGATGCACGGCCTCGGCTTCGCGCGCATGCTCACGCCGCTCCTGCCGCCCGGCGACGTGATCGTGCCGCTGCTGTGCTTCAACGTCGGCGTCGAGCTGGCCCAGCTGACGATCGTGGCGGTCGCGTTGCCGGTGACCTGGGCGCTGGCCCGCGCGATCGGCGCCCCGGCCTACCGCCGCTACGCGCGCTGCCGGCGTTCGCCGCGGTGCTCGGCGCGCTGGGCCTGGTGTGGCTCGTCGAGCGGCTGTGCGCGGTGA
- a CDS encoding Hsp33 family molecular chaperone HslO → MTDHLGGLEPIGILLEGRGKTAPELAKAVFAGFEYADLASSELRFGCTCSEVRVMTSILTLPDGEVESMLGGDPLEVRCDACGRQYRITPDALRGFRDQAARA, encoded by the coding sequence CGATGACCGACCACCTCGGCGGCCTGGAGCCGATCGGCATCCTGCTCGAGGGCCGCGGCAAGACCGCGCCCGAGCTGGCCAAGGCGGTGTTCGCCGGCTTCGAGTACGCGGACCTGGCGTCGTCCGAGCTGCGCTTCGGCTGCACCTGCAGCGAGGTGCGGGTGATGACGAGCATCCTGACCCTGCCCGACGGCGAGGTCGAGTCGATGCTGGGCGGCGATCCGCTCGAGGTGCGCTGCGACGCCTGCGGCCGGCAGTACCGGATCACGCCCGACGCGCTGCGCGGCTTCCGCGATCAGGCCGCCCGGGCGTGA